In Gymnogyps californianus isolate 813 chromosome 1, ASM1813914v2, whole genome shotgun sequence, the following are encoded in one genomic region:
- the POPDC2 gene encoding popeye domain-containing protein 2 isoform X2: protein MSASSLSWDQAVLQPPVCDAWKEMMEGAAYQLASCIVLLGYMGGSGIFGSLYIFGLLAPGYFCYALWGWLSACGLDIFVWNMLLVLACLLQLAHLAYRLRRDTIPEEFDLLYKTMYLPLQVPLEVYKEIVKCCEEQVQFLARDQNYAVEGKTPIDRLSLLLSGRVRVSQDGQFLHYVFPYQFLDSPEWESLRPSEEGTFQVTLTAETDCSFITWPRKKLYLLLRKDRYVARLFASHLGYDISEKLYSLNEKLFAKFGLRFDIRLPSLYHVLGPASSEGEPEDCEEPPPASGQPGVSEPPPQPPPPPPLAPRPRASRPDSDLLGEDSTSLVLEDFAELPGSFMDYVSEGEENSHSPHPLCKGRAPLAPTQTPEL, encoded by the exons ATGAGTGCAAGCAGCCTCTCTTGGGACCAGGCTGTTCTCCAGCCTCCGGTGTGTGATGCCTGGAAGGAGATGATGGAGGGAGCAGCCTACCAGCTGGCCAGCTGCATCGTCCTCCTGGGTTACATGGGGGGAAGTGGCATCTTTGGGTCCCTCTATATCTTTGGCCTCCTGGCCCCAGGCTACTTCTGCTATGCTCTGTGGGGCTGGCTGAGTGCCTGTGGGCTGGATATCTTCGTCTGGAACATGCTGCTCGTCCTCGCCTGCTTGCTTCAGCTGGCTCACCTGGCTTACCGGCTCCGCAGAGACACCATCCCGGAAGAGTTTGACCTTCTCTACAAGACCATGTACCTGCCCTTGCAGGTGCCCCTGGAAGTCTACAAAGAAATTGTGAAGTGCTGTGAAGAGCAAGTCCAGTTCCTAGCCAGAGACCAGAATTATGCGGTGGAGGGCAAGACGCCCATTGACCGCCTCTCGTTGCTGCTGTCTGGCAG GGTCCGAGTGAGCCAGGACGGACAATTCCTTCACTACGTCTTTCCGTACCAGTTCCTGGACTCTCCAGAATGGGAGTCGCTGCGACCCTCTGAGGAAGGAACTTTCCAG gTCACGCTGACAGCTGAGACCGACTGCAGCTTCATCACCTGGCCAAGGAAGAAGCTGTATCTCCTCCTGAGGAAGGACCGCTACGTTGCCCGGCTCTTCGCCTCCCACCTGGGCTACGACATCTCGGAGAAGCTCTACTCGCTCAACGAGAAGCTCTTTGCCAAGTTTGGCCTTCGCTTCGACATCCGCTTGCCCAGCCTCTACCATGTCCTTGGGCCAGCCTCCTCCGAGGGGGAGCCGGAGGACTGCGAGGAGCCGCCGCCTGCCTCTGGCCAGCCTGGTGTCTCTGAGCCCCCTCCGCAGCCACCACCACCGCCACCGCTGGCTCCGCGCCCCCGGGCATCCCGGCCCGACAGTGACCTGCTGGGTGAGGACTCCACCAGTCTTGTCTTGGAAGATTTTGCTGAGTTGCCGGGGTCTTTTATGGACTATGTGAGCGAAGGGGA AGAGAATAGCCA TTCTCCCCACCCTCTCTGCAAAGGACGAGCCCCTCTGGCTCCCACTCAGACCCCCGAACTCTAG
- the POPDC2 gene encoding popeye domain-containing protein 2 isoform X3, whose amino-acid sequence MSASSLSWDQAVLQPPVCDAWKEMMEGAAYQLASCIVLLGYMGGSGIFGSLYIFGLLAPGYFCYALWGWLSACGLDIFVWNMLLVLACLLQLAHLAYRLRRDTIPEEFDLLYKTMYLPLQVPLEVYKEIVKCCEEQVQFLARDQNYAVEGKTPIDRLSLLLSGRVRVSQDGQFLHYVFPYQFLDSPEWESLRPSEEGTFQVTLTAETDCSFITWPRKKLYLLLRKDRYVARLFASHLGYDISEKLYSLNEKLFAKFGLRFDIRLPSLYHVLGPASSEGEPEDCEEPPPASGQPGVSEPPPQPPPPPPLAPRPRASRPDSDLLASGNLLWSSPHPLCKGRAPLAPTQTPEL is encoded by the exons ATGAGTGCAAGCAGCCTCTCTTGGGACCAGGCTGTTCTCCAGCCTCCGGTGTGTGATGCCTGGAAGGAGATGATGGAGGGAGCAGCCTACCAGCTGGCCAGCTGCATCGTCCTCCTGGGTTACATGGGGGGAAGTGGCATCTTTGGGTCCCTCTATATCTTTGGCCTCCTGGCCCCAGGCTACTTCTGCTATGCTCTGTGGGGCTGGCTGAGTGCCTGTGGGCTGGATATCTTCGTCTGGAACATGCTGCTCGTCCTCGCCTGCTTGCTTCAGCTGGCTCACCTGGCTTACCGGCTCCGCAGAGACACCATCCCGGAAGAGTTTGACCTTCTCTACAAGACCATGTACCTGCCCTTGCAGGTGCCCCTGGAAGTCTACAAAGAAATTGTGAAGTGCTGTGAAGAGCAAGTCCAGTTCCTAGCCAGAGACCAGAATTATGCGGTGGAGGGCAAGACGCCCATTGACCGCCTCTCGTTGCTGCTGTCTGGCAG GGTCCGAGTGAGCCAGGACGGACAATTCCTTCACTACGTCTTTCCGTACCAGTTCCTGGACTCTCCAGAATGGGAGTCGCTGCGACCCTCTGAGGAAGGAACTTTCCAG gTCACGCTGACAGCTGAGACCGACTGCAGCTTCATCACCTGGCCAAGGAAGAAGCTGTATCTCCTCCTGAGGAAGGACCGCTACGTTGCCCGGCTCTTCGCCTCCCACCTGGGCTACGACATCTCGGAGAAGCTCTACTCGCTCAACGAGAAGCTCTTTGCCAAGTTTGGCCTTCGCTTCGACATCCGCTTGCCCAGCCTCTACCATGTCCTTGGGCCAGCCTCCTCCGAGGGGGAGCCGGAGGACTGCGAGGAGCCGCCGCCTGCCTCTGGCCAGCCTGGTGTCTCTGAGCCCCCTCCGCAGCCACCACCACCGCCACCGCTGGCTCCGCGCCCCCGGGCATCCCGGCCCGACAGTGACCTGCTGG cctcTGGAAACCTTCTCTGGAGTTCTCCCCACCCTCTCTGCAAAGGACGAGCCCCTCTGGCTCCCACTCAGACCCCCGAACTCTAG
- the POPDC2 gene encoding popeye domain-containing protein 2 isoform X1 yields MTTHFERRTAGEGGEWGRMSASSLSWDQAVLQPPVCDAWKEMMEGAAYQLASCIVLLGYMGGSGIFGSLYIFGLLAPGYFCYALWGWLSACGLDIFVWNMLLVLACLLQLAHLAYRLRRDTIPEEFDLLYKTMYLPLQVPLEVYKEIVKCCEEQVQFLARDQNYAVEGKTPIDRLSLLLSGRVRVSQDGQFLHYVFPYQFLDSPEWESLRPSEEGTFQVTLTAETDCSFITWPRKKLYLLLRKDRYVARLFASHLGYDISEKLYSLNEKLFAKFGLRFDIRLPSLYHVLGPASSEGEPEDCEEPPPASGQPGVSEPPPQPPPPPPLAPRPRASRPDSDLLGEDSTSLVLEDFAELPGSFMDYVSEGEYMK; encoded by the exons ATGACAACTCATTTTGAGCGCAGGACGGCCGGGGAGGGTGGGGAGTGGGGAAGGATGAGTGCAAGCAGCCTCTCTTGGGACCAGGCTGTTCTCCAGCCTCCGGTGTGTGATGCCTGGAAGGAGATGATGGAGGGAGCAGCCTACCAGCTGGCCAGCTGCATCGTCCTCCTGGGTTACATGGGGGGAAGTGGCATCTTTGGGTCCCTCTATATCTTTGGCCTCCTGGCCCCAGGCTACTTCTGCTATGCTCTGTGGGGCTGGCTGAGTGCCTGTGGGCTGGATATCTTCGTCTGGAACATGCTGCTCGTCCTCGCCTGCTTGCTTCAGCTGGCTCACCTGGCTTACCGGCTCCGCAGAGACACCATCCCGGAAGAGTTTGACCTTCTCTACAAGACCATGTACCTGCCCTTGCAGGTGCCCCTGGAAGTCTACAAAGAAATTGTGAAGTGCTGTGAAGAGCAAGTCCAGTTCCTAGCCAGAGACCAGAATTATGCGGTGGAGGGCAAGACGCCCATTGACCGCCTCTCGTTGCTGCTGTCTGGCAG GGTCCGAGTGAGCCAGGACGGACAATTCCTTCACTACGTCTTTCCGTACCAGTTCCTGGACTCTCCAGAATGGGAGTCGCTGCGACCCTCTGAGGAAGGAACTTTCCAG gTCACGCTGACAGCTGAGACCGACTGCAGCTTCATCACCTGGCCAAGGAAGAAGCTGTATCTCCTCCTGAGGAAGGACCGCTACGTTGCCCGGCTCTTCGCCTCCCACCTGGGCTACGACATCTCGGAGAAGCTCTACTCGCTCAACGAGAAGCTCTTTGCCAAGTTTGGCCTTCGCTTCGACATCCGCTTGCCCAGCCTCTACCATGTCCTTGGGCCAGCCTCCTCCGAGGGGGAGCCGGAGGACTGCGAGGAGCCGCCGCCTGCCTCTGGCCAGCCTGGTGTCTCTGAGCCCCCTCCGCAGCCACCACCACCGCCACCGCTGGCTCCGCGCCCCCGGGCATCCCGGCCCGACAGTGACCTGCTGGGTGAGGACTCCACCAGTCTTGTCTTGGAAGATTTTGCTGAGTTGCCGGGGTCTTTTATGGACTATGTGAGCGAAGGGGAGTATATGAAATGA